Proteins encoded in a region of the Nostoc sp. UHCC 0926 genome:
- a CDS encoding phage baseplate assembly protein V: MNQQELATCGSINQQRTSFYGKYRGVVSDNNDPWIIGRIQAKVEEIFGNKPSGWALPCVPYAGKGVGLFLMPPKGALVWIEFENGDPDYPIWSGCFWADEKVVPDRVPANPYDPDIKVLKTDIGKIEINDKSGKESITIEAKIKTKTIHIVMDASGIEISNGEGATVKLNGSVIEIDNGKSATVKLNGKTVSINGFDLEVT; this comes from the coding sequence ATGAACCAACAAGAACTTGCTACTTGTGGAAGTATAAATCAACAAAGAACTTCTTTTTACGGCAAATACCGAGGCGTAGTATCTGACAATAACGACCCGTGGATAATCGGTCGTATCCAGGCAAAAGTTGAAGAAATTTTTGGTAATAAGCCCAGTGGTTGGGCATTACCTTGCGTTCCCTATGCAGGTAAGGGAGTTGGATTATTTCTCATGCCACCCAAGGGTGCTTTAGTGTGGATTGAATTTGAAAACGGAGATCCAGATTACCCAATTTGGAGTGGCTGCTTTTGGGCAGATGAAAAGGTTGTCCCAGATAGAGTACCAGCTAATCCTTATGACCCCGACATTAAAGTACTTAAAACCGATATCGGCAAGATTGAGATCAACGATAAATCAGGTAAGGAAAGCATCACCATTGAAGCCAAAATCAAAACGAAAACTATACATATAGTAATGGATGCTTCGGGAATTGAAATCAGCAATGGAGAGGGTGCCACTGTGAAGCTGAATGGTTCGGTAATTGAAATTGACAATGGAAAGAGTGCGACTGTGAAGTTGAATGGTAAGACAGTATCGATTAACGGTTTTGATTTGGAGGTAACTTGA
- a CDS encoding GPW/gp25 family protein — protein MPEYLVNLPRQRNVTNIDFPFHFDRYHRTASTSDASHIRDLIEQLLFTTPGERVNRPDFGCGVLSLIFAPNSPELATAMQITIQASIEHWLSDLIDLQTLEVTSVDASLYIVVEYFVQSSGESQTATFRTTMP, from the coding sequence ATGCCAGAATATCTCGTAAATCTGCCCAGGCAAAGGAATGTCACCAACATCGATTTTCCCTTCCACTTTGACAGATACCATCGCACTGCCAGCACCAGCGATGCAAGTCATATCCGCGACTTAATTGAACAACTACTGTTTACGACTCCCGGCGAACGAGTCAACCGCCCAGATTTTGGTTGTGGTGTATTGTCTTTGATTTTTGCACCCAATAGCCCAGAATTAGCAACAGCTATGCAAATTACTATTCAAGCATCTATTGAGCATTGGTTGAGTGATTTAATCGATCTGCAAACGCTGGAAGTAACTAGCGTTGATGCTAGCCTTTATATAGTGGTGGAATATTTTGTGCAAAGCAGTGGTGAGTCACAAACAGCTACTTTTAGGACGACGATGCCATGA